Proteins encoded together in one Bombus vancouverensis nearcticus unplaced genomic scaffold, iyBomVanc1_principal scaffold0066, whole genome shotgun sequence window:
- the LOC143304946 gene encoding omega-amidase NIT2-A-like, which yields MPEIEGDKLYNTCTIWGPDGTLIARHRKVHLFDIDIPNKITFRESDSLSPGNSLTTFDVKGCKIGIGICYDIRFEEMARIYRNKGCQMLIYPAAFNMTTGPLHWSLLQRFRANDNQLYVACISPARVP from the exons atgcctgaaatagagggcgataaattgtacaatacctgtactatttggggtcccgatggaactttgatagcaagacaccgaaag gtacatctattcgacatcgacattcctaataagattacttttcgagagagtgattcactcagtcctggtaactccctaacgacgttcgatgtgaagggctgcaaaataggtattggcatttgctatgatattagattcgaggaaatggcacgcatttatcggaacaaag gttgccaaatgctgatatatccagcggcattcaatatgaccactggaccactgcactggtcattacttcagcgtttcagagcgaatgataatcaattatacgttgcctgcatatcaccggctcgtgttccttaa